In one Ictalurus furcatus strain D&B chromosome 28, Billie_1.0, whole genome shotgun sequence genomic region, the following are encoded:
- the tpcn1 gene encoding two pore channel protein 1: protein MSDGDDDVPLILTWDETADLLEENGVGTYDALNSMSNPAAPDSTCPNSLRQSWEVNYQEAAIYLQEGENNDKFYTHPRNPRALSAYLFVHNHLFYLMELVTGTLLMLLSLSEAPAVPPLRLHVYVHATLELLALVMVAFELCMKLRWLGFHAFIRHKRTVVKTSVLLIQFVEAIVVLVRKTSHLRVTRALRPIFLVDCRYCGAVRRNLRQIFQSLPPFIDILLLLLFFMVIFAILGFCLFSTNPADHYFNTLENSIVSLFVLLTTANFPDVMMPAYSRNRWSCIFFIVYLSIELYFIMNLLLAVVFDTFNGVEKVKFKSLLLHKRSAIEHAFQLLVSRQRPDGISLRQFDGLLRFYRPRMRARDRFLTFKALNQSGTPILRLEDFYNVYEVMGLKWKV, encoded by the exons ACGGCGTCGGGACCTACGATGCTCTGAACAGCATGAGCAACCCCGCAGCCCCGGACTCCACTTGCCCGAATTCCTTGCGGCAGAGTTGGGAGGTGAACTATCAGGAAGCAGCTATATATCTACAG gaAGGGGAGAATAATGATAAGTTTTACACGCACCCCCGGAACCCCCGCGCTCTCAGTGCCTACCTGTTCGTCCACAATCACCTGTTCTACCTGATGGAGCTCGTGACCGGAACGCTGCTCATGCTGCTCTCGCTGTCCGAGGCTCCGGCTGTTCCCCCGCTCCGACTCCAcgtctat GTTCACGCCACTCTGGAGCTCTTGGCGTTGGTGATGGTGGCCTTCGAGCTGTGTATGAAGCTCCGGTGGCTCGGCTTTCACGCCTTCATACGACACAAGAGAACCGTGGTGAAG ACGAGCGTGTTGCTGATCCAGTTCGTCGAGGCGATCGTCGTGTTAGTTCGAAAGACGAGTCACCTGCGCGTGACCCGAGCTCTCAGACCCATCTTCCTCGTCGACTGTCGTTACTGCGGTGCCGTGCGCAG gaaCCTGCGTCAGATTTTCCAGTCGCTCCCTCCGTTCATCgacatcctcctcctcctgctcttcTTCATGGTCATCTTCGCCATCCTCGGCTTCTGTCTGTTCTCCACCAACCCAGCCGACCAT TATTTTAACACACTGGAGAACAGTATCGTGAGTTTGTTCGTTTTGCTCACCACTGCGAA TTTCCCGGACGTGATGATGCCGGCGTACTCACGGAACCGCTGGTCCTGCATTTTCTTCATCGTTTACCTCTCCATCGAGCTCTACTTCATCATGAACCTC CTCCTGGCCGTGGTGTTCGACACGTTTAACGGCGTGGAGAAAGTCAAGTTCAAATCTCTTCTCTTACACAAACGCTCGGCCATCGAGCACGCCTTCCAGCTGCTGGTGAGCCGCCAG agacctGATGGAATCTCTCTGAGGCAGTTTGATGGACTGTTGCGTTTTTATCGGCCGAGAATGAGGGCGCGTGATCGCTTCCTCACATTTAAAGCTCTCAACCAGTCAGGAACACCCAtactcag ACTGGAGGACTTCTATAATGTGTACGAGGTGATGGGTCTGAAGTGGAAGGTC